GAATTTGGGATCATTCACGTATTTTTTAACGGCCAGTAATCCACCCTTTCGCAACATCACAGTGTCACTACCATAATGAGTAGGATGGATACAGATATATCCACAACTAGACCAAAATCGGCTCAAAGCTGCATGCGCTTCCTTTGATCCGCCTGCTCCATGGGAAAAGACTAAAATTGGGTATGAACCACATTCTAGAGGATAATAAATTCTCAGAGGGATATCGCGATCTCTATGACTGTCTCGAAGAACAACATCATCTATAACAGAGACAGTCAAAGGTTTAATAGCAGATATATAGGAAGAAACCGTTTCAATGCTCACAAGACATACCAAATGATTAATGATCCCTCAGAAATAAAAAATTAATAAAATAAGCCATGTCAATCAATAAAGTAGAGCAAATAATTGTGTTTCTATCTGCCGATATCTCCATGAGAATTAAACAGCTTAAGATAGGATGTTTGAAAATCATAAATTCGACATTCGTCCTTGCAGTACATACTTTCTCTCCCTTGGCTGTTGATGAGTCCCAAATGAACCTGCTCACAGATGGGCTGATCTTCTTTCCAGACACTTTGCACCAGCTGAGCAGTTGGTTCACCATACATTTCACGAAAGACCTCATCTAACTGTGGATGTTGCAATTTCCCCGTGAAAGTATGAACATGAACAATTGTCTCAGAGGGACTGATAGGGCTAATGGCATGAATACTCATTGAAAGACCAGAAAAGGTAGACAGAAGAAGGGATGGGAAAATCAAGTTATGTTGATATCCGTCAACCTTTAATATAGATTGAACCGCAGAATTAGGATTAGCTTTCTTTTTACTAGAATGTGATTTTGGTCTAGCTAGATAGGTAGAATGAGGCTGGAAAAAACAGTACTGACCTTCTACAGAGCCAAATTTCCCAAAGGAATTAGCATGAACAGCTGGAAGATGATAATTGTCTAAAGTATTTTCAACAACGATCTTCCAATTAGCCTGAATACTCATTTGATATTCGTCAATCCTCTTGTTCATTGCTTCTGAGTAATCAATAAGCAAATTGTAAATTTCTGCAAGGTAATCTTTTAGAGGGTAATGATCCTTAGAATATCTAATAAAGATAAATTTTCCACAGGTTTCAAGCTGCCAAGACTGTAAACGTAAAGACTGACGAATTTCTTCTGAAAAACCTTCAAAATTTTGATAATTTGGAATCCCGCAAGGTACTCCTTCCGTATCATAAACCCAGCCGTGATAAGGACATTTTAGAAGTCCATTTCCATGGGAGCACTGACGGATTCGACTGAAACGATGGGAGCATACATTCTCAAATGCCTTCAGCTCTCCGTGAAAGTTCTGAATAACGACGGAATGACCCCCAATTTCTTTAGTAAGGAAGTCATTGTGATTTTCTAAGTCTATGGTGAGACATACAAAACTCCATAGATTTTGAAGGTGACATTTTTCTGCTTCAAATACTTCTGCATTAGAATAAAATGAAAGTGGAATTAGTGATTTCATGGCTCTTCTGGGTTTGAGACAATAAGCAAAACTAAATGACTTTCTCCATAAGGCTTTCAGGCATTATTCATGAATTAACTTGTATCAACCGATACATTTAATCAAGATCCCAGAAGAGCCAATTTCATTTCTGAATACTCCAGAAAATCCTTAAACTTATTCAAAATTTTCTATTATTCATATACTCTAGTGAGGTTAGAGTCCCTATTAAAATGACACAATCCATACATTCTTACACTTCAGAATCTCCAGTTTTTTGTTCAAAAATCTGGGAAATTAATTGTATTTCTCGATTTG
The Neosynechococcus sphagnicola sy1 DNA segment above includes these coding regions:
- a CDS encoding aromatic ring-hydroxylating oxygenase subunit alpha, which produces MKSLIPLSFYSNAEVFEAEKCHLQNLWSFVCLTIDLENHNDFLTKEIGGHSVVIQNFHGELKAFENVCSHRFSRIRQCSHGNGLLKCPYHGWVYDTEGVPCGIPNYQNFEGFSEEIRQSLRLQSWQLETCGKFIFIRYSKDHYPLKDYLAEIYNLLIDYSEAMNKRIDEYQMSIQANWKIVVENTLDNYHLPAVHANSFGKFGSVEGQYCFFQPHSTYLARPKSHSSKKKANPNSAVQSILKVDGYQHNLIFPSLLLSTFSGLSMSIHAISPISPSETIVHVHTFTGKLQHPQLDEVFREMYGEPTAQLVQSVWKEDQPICEQVHLGLINSQGRESMYCKDECRIYDFQTSYLKLFNSHGDIGR